A window of the Arachis duranensis cultivar V14167 chromosome 5, aradu.V14167.gnm2.J7QH, whole genome shotgun sequence genome harbors these coding sequences:
- the LOC107489920 gene encoding miraculin-like, translating to MRSLVFLFALLFALCTHPFLGEAQGGPIMELVIDTDNNTIQAGKDYYIRPVPTSPSIICRWLPCTVGAGLALQSTTPNKTCPLNVVAERGTGQAVTFTPVNPKANREIYTNSDLNIKFDVKSNCSESTVWKLVSDASSGQRIVTTGGVIGNPGKNTVNNWFQIQKDDNDYNFYFCPKVCETCKPVCGNIGVFQDSNGSSLVAITDKPYKVRFQPVSS from the coding sequence ATGAGGTCACTAGTGTTTCTTTTTGCTCTTCTCTTTGCTTTGTGCACGCATCCATTtcttggtgaagctcaaggagGGCCAATCATGGAACTAGTGATTGACACAGATAACAATACTATCCAGGCCGGCAAGGACTATTATATCCGCCCGGTCCCCACCAGCCCATCCATCATTTGTCGCTGGCTGCCATGTACAGTTGGCGCCGGCTTAGCCCTTCAATCAACAACACCAAACAAAACATGTCCTCTTAACGTTGTGGCCGAACGTGGGACAGGTCAGGCAGTAACATTCACACCGGTTAACCCTAAAGCAAATAGGGAAATCTACACTAACTCCGATTTGAACATCAAATTCGACGTTAAGTCGAATTGCTCTGAATCCACGGTGTGGAAGTTAGTGAGTGATGCTTCAAGTGGACAAAGGATTGTGACAACTGGTGGTGTTATTGGAAACCCTGGAAAAAACACAGTTAACAATTGGTTCCAGATTCAGAAGGATGATAATGATTACAACTTCTATTTCTGCCCTAAGGTTTGTGAAACTTGCAAGCCAGTTTGTGGGAACATTGGTGTGTTTCAAGATAGTAATGGGAGTTCGCTTGTTGCTATCACTGATAAACCATACAAAGTTCGGTTCCAGCCAGTATCTTCTTAA
- the LOC107489864 gene encoding uncharacterized protein LOC107489864 has protein sequence MQELRHRVQNLERQLADQEHDRRTTDPSYSPTPERREGGSHRSRSRHASASRTEAESTREDSPIPRRRNDTIIYSRGKETRHTGRDHEDGEGRLVRTRRPVIMGATPFHRSILEVRLPKHFDKPTNMRYDGTQDPLEHLTAFEARMNLEGVGDEVRCRAFPVTLAGPTIRWFNGLPQGSIYGFSDISRAFLAQFTTRIVKAKHPINLLGTTQRPGEPTRKYLDRFNDECLEIDGLTDSVASLCLTNGLLKEDFRKHLTTKPVWTMHEIQTIAKEYINDEEVSQVVAANKRHPGYTQPRQQAEKGILSKLRPLKDRTGGNKSLYCDYHKGYGHQTQDCFDLRDALEQAIRDGKLLEFSHLIREPRRRHRDQDEEGKTRSAKRRQEPEDKDHGLTVINIVTAKNTAPRSRSAHKKDAKILAVSCAPTRSSKKPPSISFGPEDQWFDEAPENPPMVITARVGTGLAK, from the exons ATGCAAGAGCTACGCCATAGGGTCCAAAACCTAGAACGACAGCTAGCCGATCAAGAGCATGATCGACGAACCACCGATCCTAGTTACTCCCCAACCCCTGAAAGACGGGAGGGAGGTTCCCACCGGAGTCGCTCCCGGCACGCCTCCGCCTCCAGAACGGAAGCGGAGAGCACCCGAGAAGATTCACCCATCCCGAGAAGGCGAAACGACACAATCATCTACTCCCGAGGCAAGGAAACGCGCCACACGGGACGAGATCACGAAGACGGAGAAGGGAGGCTTGTGAGAACACGACGACCCGTGATAATGGGCGCCACCCCGTTCCATCGATCCATCCTTGAGGTCCGGTTGCCAAAGCACTTCGACAAACCAACGAACATGAGGTACGATGGAACCCAAGACCCTCTAGAACATCTCACGGCTTTCGAGGCTAGAATGAATCTGGAGGGAGTAGGAGACGAGGTGAGGTGCAGGGCCTTCCCGGTCACCCTGGCCGGACCTACGATTCGATGGTTTAACGGCCTCCCGCAGGGATCCATCTATGGGTTTTCAGACATCAGCCGTGCCTTCTTGGCTCAATTCACAACACGAATAGTAAAGGCAAAACACCCGATCAACCTGCTCGGGACAACCCAAAGGCCCGGGGAGCCAACCAGGAAATACCTGGACCGGTTCAACGACGAATGCTTGGAAATCGACGGCCTAACCGACTCGGTGGCCAGTCTCTGTCTGACGAACGGCCTCTTAAAGGAGGACTTCCGAAAACACCTCACCACGAAACCGGTTTGGACGATGCACGAAATCCAAACGATAGCTAAGGAATACATAAATGACGAGGAAGTCAGTCAGGTCGTGGCTGCCAATAAACGGCACCCTGGCTACACTCAACCTAGGCAACAAG CCGAGAAAGGAATCTTGTCGAAGCTCCGACCACTCAAGGACCGTACGGGGGGAAACAAGAGCCTTTACTGTGACTACCACAAGGGCTATGGGCACCAAACACAGGACTGTTTTGACCTGAGGGATGCACTAGAACAAGCCATAAGGGACGGTAAACTCTTAGAGTTCTCCCATCTCATAAGGGAGCCGAGGAGGCGACATCGCGACCAAGACGAGGAAGGCAAGACCCGGTCGGCGAAGCGGCGACAAGAGCCAGAAGACAAAGACCACGGTCTCACCGTGATAAACATAGTAACCGCCAAAAACACTGCACCAAGGTCGAGATCGGCGCACAAGAAAGATGCCAAGATCTTAGCAGTCTCCTGCGCGCCGACGCGAAGCTCTAAGAAGCCCCCATCTATCTCCTTCGGCCCGGAAGATCAGTGGTTCGACGAGGCCCCTGAAAATCCACCCATGGTCATCACGGCCAGGGTGGGAACAGGCCTCGCAAAATGA